From one uncultured Methanoregula sp. genomic stretch:
- a CDS encoding acetate uptake transporter — protein MTQETKTDSIQVKNLDITANPAPLGLIGFGMTTVLLNLHNAGFFALGSMILAMGIFYGGLAQIIAGIEEWKKNNTFGATAFTSYGLFWMTLVALLILPKLGLADASDKTAMSAYLFMWGLFTAVMFIGTLKANKALQFVFASLAILFFLLALGDFTGNGTITVIAGYEGIICGFSAIYAGLAQVLNEMYKRTVAPLG, from the coding sequence ATGACACAGGAAACAAAGACCGACAGTATCCAGGTAAAAAACCTTGACATAACCGCAAACCCGGCCCCCCTCGGGCTGATTGGATTCGGGATGACGACCGTGCTGCTGAACCTGCACAATGCCGGGTTCTTTGCACTGGGATCGATGATCCTTGCCATGGGAATTTTCTATGGCGGGCTTGCCCAGATCATTGCAGGTATCGAGGAGTGGAAGAAGAACAATACATTCGGGGCAACCGCCTTTACCTCGTACGGGCTCTTCTGGATGACGCTGGTCGCTCTGCTCATCCTGCCCAAGCTTGGCCTCGCGGATGCATCTGATAAAACCGCCATGTCAGCATACCTCTTCATGTGGGGTTTGTTCACCGCAGTGATGTTTATCGGGACGCTCAAGGCAAACAAAGCACTCCAGTTCGTGTTCGCGTCGCTTGCAATTCTGTTCTTCCTGCTTGCCCTCGGTGACTTCACCGGCAACGGAACAATCACGGTAATCGCCGGGTATGAAGGGATCATCTGTGGATTCTCCGCAATCTACGCGGGTCTGGCGCAGGTGCTCAACGAGATGTACAAGCGGACGGTGGCACCGCTCGGATAA
- a CDS encoding PEGA domain-containing protein has translation MIKILALAILILGIITAGCSSPAPQQSAAAPKPTQTSFYYFGNGTFNVNGTLQQLNGTLFIASNPPGADIYVDNEHWCRGDCALSYIIPPGRHTIEFRMNGYETVDYPVTVVKGGMEGINVTLTKNGDRLPAGPAKNNP, from the coding sequence ATGATTAAGATACTCGCACTCGCCATTCTCATTCTCGGTATCATTACTGCAGGATGCAGCAGTCCTGCGCCGCAGCAGTCAGCCGCTGCTCCCAAACCGACCCAGACCTCCTTCTACTACTTTGGAAACGGCACCTTCAATGTCAACGGTACGCTCCAGCAGCTGAACGGCACCCTCTTTATCGCGTCAAACCCCCCGGGCGCGGATATTTATGTCGATAACGAACACTGGTGCCGGGGCGATTGCGCCCTCTCCTATATCATCCCGCCCGGCCGCCACACCATCGAGTTCCGCATGAACGGCTACGAAACGGTCGATTATCCTGTTACGGTCGTGAAAGGTGGCATGGAGGGGATCAATGTAACACTCACAAAGAATGGGGACCGTCTGCCGGCCGGACCGGCGAAGAACAATCCTTAA
- a CDS encoding ATP-NAD kinase family protein, which yields MKKIGLIVNPVAGMGGSVGLKGTDGNVDEARRRGASPRAKDRARITLELLAREKDLHFATCSGAMGADILRDAGCQNYEIVYTYSGESSARDTRAAVIRIMEDGTDLILFCGGDGTARDIFDVTGRNVPILGIPAGVKMYSAVFAVDPATAAELVRESDKKQLRDSELLDVDEEAYRAGVLKTRIFGIARTPTIPGKVQVSKQVYEEPDEERAKQEIARFMEEVILPDTLYILGAGTTTEAIARKIGVKKTLLGVDVIRNGRLVAADVDERTLIDLVSQEKEVRIIISPIGAQGFILGRGNQQISVRVVRKVGITKIIVVATPHKLAVLPELYIDSGDAELDREFKNSIQVISGYRIAQRKRIHQSSKINNPDNNC from the coding sequence ATGAAAAAAATAGGTCTCATCGTCAACCCGGTTGCCGGGATGGGCGGATCGGTGGGGCTGAAAGGGACCGATGGCAATGTGGATGAAGCCCGTCGTCGCGGGGCATCCCCCCGGGCAAAAGACCGGGCACGCATTACTCTTGAACTTCTTGCACGGGAGAAGGATCTGCATTTCGCCACGTGTTCCGGTGCCATGGGAGCGGATATCCTGCGGGATGCAGGCTGCCAGAATTATGAGATTGTTTACACGTACTCCGGGGAGAGCAGCGCCCGCGATACAAGGGCCGCAGTCATAAGGATCATGGAAGACGGGACGGACCTGATCCTGTTCTGCGGTGGCGACGGCACGGCACGGGATATCTTCGACGTTACCGGCAGGAACGTGCCGATTCTCGGGATCCCAGCAGGTGTCAAGATGTACTCCGCGGTTTTTGCCGTTGATCCGGCAACTGCTGCAGAGCTTGTACGGGAATCTGACAAAAAACAGCTCCGGGATTCGGAACTTCTTGATGTGGATGAAGAGGCGTACCGGGCAGGAGTACTAAAAACGCGGATCTTCGGGATTGCCCGGACACCCACAATCCCCGGTAAAGTGCAGGTCTCAAAGCAGGTGTACGAGGAACCTGACGAGGAGCGTGCCAAGCAGGAGATCGCCCGGTTTATGGAAGAAGTGATCCTGCCGGATACGCTCTATATCCTGGGGGCGGGAACGACTACAGAAGCGATTGCACGCAAAATCGGTGTGAAAAAGACGCTTCTCGGAGTCGATGTCATCAGGAACGGGAGGCTGGTTGCGGCAGACGTGGACGAGAGGACCCTGATCGATCTTGTGTCCCAGGAAAAAGAGGTCAGGATCATTATCAGTCCTATCGGTGCCCAGGGATTCATCCTTGGCAGGGGAAACCAGCAGATCAGCGTCCGCGTTGTCAGGAAGGTGGGGATAACAAAAATCATTGTGGTTGCCACGCCCCACAAGCTCGCGGTGCTCCCTGAATTATATATCGATTCCGGGGATGCGGAGCTTGACCGGGAATTCAAAAACTCCATCCAGGTAATCTCCGGGTACCGGATCGCCCAGCGGAAACGAATCCACCAGTCCTCCAAAATCAATAATCCTGACAACAACTGCTGA
- a CDS encoding TrpB-like pyridoxal phosphate-dependent enzyme, protein MQTKILLDEEQMPRKWYNVQADLPSPLDPPLHPQTQKPVGPDDLAAIFPMELIRQEVTTDRHISIPEEVQEVLHLWRPSPLYRAHRLEKFLKTPAKIYYKWEGVSPAGSHKTNTSIPQAYYNMKAGIERIATETGAGQWGSALAFATMLYDLECTIYMVRSSYTQKPYRKSMMHVWGAECIPSPSTKTNSGRAVLEKDPETPGALGIAISEAVEDAATHANTNYALGSVLNHVCLHQTVIGLECREQLAMVDDYPDVVIGCVGGGSNFAGISFPFAGDKMTGKHKDVDIIGAEPASCPTLTKGLYTYDFGDVAGLTPLMKMFTLGHDFVPPSMHAGGLRYHGDSPIVSRLVHDGVMRAVAYHQSEVFEAAQTFARTEGIIVAPETSHAVKSAIDEALKCRKSGEAKTILFNCSGHGNFDMSAYDDFYSGKLVDYEYPDALIKEAIGRIPKIQ, encoded by the coding sequence ATGCAGACAAAAATCCTCCTCGATGAGGAGCAGATGCCAAGGAAATGGTACAATGTCCAGGCAGATCTGCCCTCTCCGCTCGATCCCCCGCTTCATCCCCAGACCCAGAAGCCGGTTGGACCGGATGATCTTGCCGCCATCTTCCCGATGGAACTGATCCGGCAGGAAGTTACAACGGATCGCCATATCAGTATTCCTGAAGAAGTGCAGGAGGTCCTGCACCTCTGGAGACCAAGCCCCCTGTACCGGGCCCACCGGCTCGAGAAGTTCCTGAAAACTCCTGCGAAGATTTACTACAAATGGGAGGGAGTCAGCCCGGCCGGGAGCCACAAGACGAATACCTCGATCCCCCAGGCATATTACAACATGAAGGCCGGGATCGAGCGGATCGCAACGGAGACCGGAGCAGGGCAGTGGGGATCTGCACTTGCATTCGCGACAATGCTGTACGATCTTGAATGCACTATCTACATGGTCCGGTCAAGTTACACCCAGAAACCCTACCGGAAATCCATGATGCATGTCTGGGGGGCGGAGTGTATCCCGAGTCCCAGCACCAAGACAAACTCAGGACGTGCGGTTCTTGAAAAAGACCCGGAGACCCCGGGTGCCCTCGGAATTGCAATATCCGAAGCAGTCGAAGATGCGGCTACCCATGCCAATACCAACTATGCGCTGGGTTCGGTGCTGAACCATGTCTGCCTCCACCAGACGGTTATCGGCCTCGAGTGCCGTGAACAGCTGGCCATGGTCGATGATTATCCTGACGTTGTCATCGGATGCGTGGGTGGAGGATCCAACTTCGCCGGGATCTCGTTCCCCTTCGCGGGTGACAAGATGACCGGGAAGCACAAGGATGTGGACATCATCGGCGCTGAACCGGCATCGTGCCCGACACTTACCAAGGGTCTCTATACCTACGACTTCGGTGACGTGGCCGGTCTTACCCCGCTCATGAAGATGTTCACTCTTGGGCATGATTTCGTCCCGCCCTCCATGCATGCCGGAGGCCTCCGCTATCATGGGGACTCGCCGATCGTCTCCCGTCTCGTGCACGACGGGGTCATGCGGGCGGTGGCCTACCACCAGAGCGAAGTCTTTGAAGCAGCCCAGACGTTCGCCCGTACTGAAGGCATCATCGTTGCTCCCGAAACATCCCATGCAGTGAAGTCGGCAATCGACGAAGCGCTCAAATGCAGGAAATCCGGCGAGGCAAAGACCATCCTCTTCAACTGCTCGGGCCACGGCAATTTCGATATGAGTGCCTACGATGACTTTTACTCGGGAAAGCTTGTGGATTACGAGTACCCGGATGCGCTGATCAAAGAAGCCATCGGCCGGATACCCAAGATACAATAA
- a CDS encoding Yip1 family protein, with translation MNRSFTDILIKPDAFFTDVMGENENFKLPLIILLAGGIIGAGYGYMIGGLTARMMSGAIPGIDMIMTLVSALGALFGVFVFWFIWTGIIYLISAAFKGKGSFRRTLQVTGYGYLPQVFGSLLSLIVAIEYIPRIVVPQITVAMMQDPVVMQEVTKALMHDPAMLELTQITSVITIVFFLWSANIWIFGVRHARGITIRDAALSVGIPVIIYVAYIVYTLGAV, from the coding sequence ATGAATCGTTCCTTTACTGATATCCTTATAAAACCCGATGCGTTCTTTACCGACGTAATGGGGGAGAATGAAAATTTCAAATTGCCGCTTATCATCCTGCTTGCCGGCGGGATTATTGGTGCCGGGTACGGGTACATGATCGGCGGGCTAACAGCACGGATGATGTCCGGGGCGATCCCCGGTATCGATATGATCATGACGCTGGTATCTGCTCTTGGCGCCCTCTTTGGGGTTTTTGTCTTCTGGTTCATCTGGACCGGCATAATCTATCTCATCTCAGCGGCGTTCAAAGGCAAGGGCAGCTTCAGACGAACCCTGCAGGTTACAGGATACGGGTACCTTCCCCAGGTATTTGGATCGCTCCTCAGCCTGATTGTTGCAATCGAATACATTCCCCGCATCGTAGTGCCCCAGATAACTGTGGCAATGATGCAGGACCCGGTCGTGATGCAGGAGGTAACAAAGGCCCTGATGCACGATCCTGCCATGCTGGAACTGACGCAGATCACATCGGTCATCACCATTGTATTCTTCCTCTGGAGCGCCAATATCTGGATATTCGGAGTCCGGCATGCCCGGGGAATAACCATACGGGATGCCGCACTCTCTGTCGGTATTCCCGTGATCATCTATGTAGCGTACATTGTCTACACGCTTGGAGCTGTGTAA
- a CDS encoding pyridoxal-dependent decarboxylase — protein MEKREETNREETLDPGDWASMRALGHRIVDDTMDYIETIRDHPVWQHAPPQVKAHFEGPPPSGPATPGAVYREYIDYILPYQVGNSHPRFWGWVAGSGTVMGAYAELLAASTDAVSGSFSYVSNNYVEMQVVEWCRALLGFPPGTSGLITSGCSSSTLIGLAVARNTMAGHDVRAQGMHGAGKQMTLYCSEEAHSSIQKAVELLGFGNDSLRRVPVNESLQIDIPSLREMIATDRARDFCPICVIGAAGTTNTGAIDDLNAIADICAEERCWFHVDGAFGAWAAIAPEYRHLVAGMERADSLAFDLHKWMYLAYPIACVLVRDARAHRNAFSLTPTYLAHGEGDRGLTGVDVPWLSDYGFELSRGFLALKAWMTIKEQGTDKYGRLIQQNIDQAHYLEGLVRDASELELALPVSLNIVNFRYLQPGLSDARLNDLNKQIETGLQEQGIAVPSTVSIRGRKYLHVAITNHRSRRDDFDLLVREVIRIGNDLA, from the coding sequence ATGGAGAAGCGAGAAGAAACAAACCGGGAAGAGACGCTGGACCCCGGGGACTGGGCCTCCATGCGGGCGCTGGGTCACCGTATCGTGGATGACACGATGGACTATATCGAGACAATCCGGGACCACCCGGTCTGGCAGCATGCACCGCCGCAGGTCAAAGCGCACTTCGAAGGGCCGCCACCATCCGGGCCCGCAACACCAGGAGCGGTCTACCGGGAGTATATCGATTATATTCTCCCGTACCAGGTGGGCAACAGCCACCCGCGTTTCTGGGGCTGGGTGGCGGGCTCGGGGACCGTGATGGGGGCGTATGCCGAGCTGCTGGCAGCGTCGACGGACGCGGTCAGCGGATCTTTCTCCTACGTGAGCAACAACTACGTGGAGATGCAGGTCGTGGAGTGGTGCAGGGCGCTCCTCGGTTTCCCGCCCGGCACAAGCGGACTTATCACGAGCGGGTGCTCGTCCTCGACCCTGATCGGCCTCGCGGTTGCCCGGAACACGATGGCCGGGCACGACGTGCGGGCACAGGGGATGCATGGCGCGGGAAAGCAGATGACCCTGTACTGCTCTGAAGAAGCCCACTCCTCGATCCAGAAAGCGGTCGAGCTGCTCGGGTTCGGCAATGATTCACTCCGCCGTGTCCCTGTGAACGAATCCCTGCAGATCGACATTCCATCCCTGCGGGAGATGATCGCGACTGACCGGGCACGCGACTTTTGCCCGATCTGCGTTATCGGGGCTGCCGGTACGACGAATACCGGGGCGATCGATGATCTCAATGCTATTGCTGACATCTGTGCGGAAGAGCGGTGCTGGTTCCACGTGGACGGTGCGTTCGGTGCCTGGGCGGCCATCGCCCCGGAGTACCGGCATCTTGTAGCAGGGATGGAACGGGCGGACTCGCTCGCGTTCGACCTGCACAAGTGGATGTACCTTGCCTACCCTATCGCCTGCGTCCTTGTCCGGGATGCCCGGGCCCATCGCAATGCCTTCTCCCTCACCCCGACCTACCTTGCCCATGGCGAAGGCGACCGCGGCCTGACCGGTGTTGACGTGCCGTGGCTCTCCGACTATGGTTTCGAGCTCTCCCGGGGATTCCTCGCACTCAAGGCCTGGATGACCATAAAAGAGCAGGGCACCGACAAGTACGGGCGGCTGATCCAGCAGAACATCGACCAGGCGCACTACCTGGAAGGGTTGGTGCGGGATGCATCGGAACTCGAACTGGCGCTGCCGGTCTCGCTGAACATCGTGAATTTCCGTTATCTGCAGCCCGGTCTTTCCGATGCCCGGCTCAATGATCTGAACAAGCAGATCGAAACCGGACTCCAGGAGCAGGGAATCGCCGTCCCCTCCACCGTAAGCATTCGGGGCCGGAAGTACCTGCACGTAGCCATCACCAACCACCGCAGCCGGAGGGATGACTTCGACCTGCTGGTGCGGGAAGTGATCCGGATCGGGAACGATCTGGCCTGA
- the acs gene encoding acetate--CoA ligase, giving the protein MTEDFDVKLVENVRSYTPDPQYRKNAWMGDYQKAYREFLANPDAFWEKMANELEWIKPWDAVKEWNYPYVKWFSNAKLNISANCLDRHVNDNRRNKVALIWRGEEGRERIFTYQKLLSMVARFANALKKIGVKKGDCVCIYMPLVPEQLIAMLACARIGAVHSVVFGGFGAGALNMRIQDAEAKVVITADISIRRGKAIQLKAIVDEAIINAPTVEHVVVLRRRDPPVALNERELDFHEMMAGMSDICPPEVMDAEDPFFILYTSGSTGKPKGIVHTCGGYMVGTYYTSKYVFDLKDNDIFWCTADPGWITGHSYIVYGPLAVGATIFISELTPDYPDAGSFWSLIEEQKITIFYTAPTAIRMFMKMGEVWPNKYNLDSLRIIGSVGEPLNPEAFEWYYKIIGKKRCPILDTWWQTETGMHMITTMIGEPMRPGFAGKPIPGIEADVVDKDGNSVKPGTGGLLVIKSPWPAMLRTVYKDDERYRKYWYTIDGVYTVGDLAVKGKDGYIMILGRADDIIIVAGHNIGTAEVESALVSHHAVAEAAVIGKPDVVKGNSIKAFVILRVGNEPSERLKQDLLHHVRTTLGPIAMPHEIDFVDKLPKTRSGKIMRRVLKAKEMGIDPGDVSTLEE; this is encoded by the coding sequence ATGACAGAGGACTTCGATGTCAAACTCGTCGAGAATGTGAGATCGTACACACCCGACCCCCAGTACAGAAAAAACGCATGGATGGGAGATTACCAGAAAGCGTACAGAGAGTTTCTGGCAAATCCTGACGCATTCTGGGAAAAAATGGCAAACGAGCTGGAGTGGATTAAACCCTGGGACGCCGTGAAGGAGTGGAATTATCCCTATGTCAAATGGTTTTCCAATGCCAAGCTGAACATCTCGGCAAACTGTCTTGACCGACATGTCAACGATAACCGCCGCAACAAGGTTGCTCTTATCTGGAGGGGCGAGGAGGGGCGGGAGCGGATCTTCACATACCAGAAACTCCTCTCCATGGTGGCACGTTTTGCCAATGCCTTAAAAAAGATCGGCGTAAAGAAAGGTGACTGCGTCTGTATTTACATGCCACTGGTTCCCGAACAGCTCATCGCAATGCTTGCCTGTGCCCGGATCGGGGCCGTTCATAGCGTCGTTTTCGGAGGTTTTGGTGCGGGGGCACTGAACATGCGGATCCAGGATGCCGAAGCAAAGGTCGTGATCACAGCAGATATCTCGATCCGGAGGGGAAAGGCAATCCAGCTCAAGGCAATCGTCGATGAAGCGATCATCAATGCTCCAACCGTGGAGCACGTTGTTGTCCTGAGACGAAGAGATCCACCTGTGGCTCTCAACGAACGCGAACTGGATTTCCACGAGATGATGGCGGGGATGTCCGATATCTGTCCTCCCGAAGTCATGGATGCCGAAGACCCTTTCTTTATCCTGTACACCAGCGGATCGACCGGGAAGCCCAAGGGAATCGTCCACACGTGCGGCGGTTACATGGTGGGAACATATTACACCAGTAAATATGTCTTCGATCTCAAGGACAACGACATTTTCTGGTGTACTGCTGACCCGGGCTGGATCACCGGTCACAGTTACATAGTGTACGGTCCGCTTGCAGTCGGTGCAACCATCTTCATCTCAGAACTGACCCCGGATTACCCGGATGCCGGCAGCTTCTGGAGCCTGATCGAGGAACAGAAGATCACTATCTTCTATACAGCCCCGACAGCAATCCGGATGTTCATGAAGATGGGCGAGGTCTGGCCTAACAAGTACAACCTGGATTCCCTGCGTATCATCGGATCGGTCGGTGAACCCCTGAACCCCGAGGCATTCGAATGGTATTACAAGATCATCGGTAAAAAGAGGTGCCCCATCCTTGACACCTGGTGGCAGACCGAGACCGGCATGCACATGATCACCACGATGATCGGGGAACCGATGCGTCCCGGTTTTGCCGGAAAACCCATACCGGGTATCGAAGCGGATGTCGTTGACAAAGACGGCAATTCCGTAAAGCCCGGGACTGGCGGGCTGCTCGTTATCAAATCCCCATGGCCGGCCATGCTGCGCACCGTATACAAGGATGATGAGCGGTACCGCAAGTACTGGTATACTATCGACGGGGTTTACACGGTTGGTGACCTTGCCGTCAAGGGTAAGGATGGATACATCATGATCCTGGGTAGGGCGGATGACATCATCATCGTTGCCGGGCACAACATCGGGACCGCAGAGGTCGAGAGTGCGCTCGTCTCACACCATGCAGTTGCCGAAGCAGCGGTCATTGGCAAGCCGGATGTTGTCAAAGGCAATTCCATCAAGGCATTCGTCATCCTCAGGGTGGGGAACGAACCGAGCGAGAGACTCAAGCAGGATCTCCTCCACCATGTCCGGACCACACTCGGACCGATTGCCATGCCCCATGAGATCGACTTCGTGGACAAGCTTCCCAAGACCCGCAGCGGTAAGATCATGCGCAGGGTATTGAAAGCAAAGGAGATGGGTATCGATCCGGGTGATGTCTCAACGCTGGAGGAATAA
- a CDS encoding ABC transporter permease, translated as MIFWEIAKRNIRLHFLRSTLAMLGIVIGVIAIASMGILGNSLVATVSDNLKSVGDSVIVTPYSGGGGMMRGGGGGGSSSASLKITEQNFQQIKRVSAPNKATPVYSTSDHMKIGVGSDDIVAPIYALPSADVPDIMKLKAGDYNNGNSGCLVGSTFAKDHDLKVGSRISIGTSGEKGTLRVTGIIEERGMSFDISTDSALIVTPEWFENTYNRNKDYDEVVVKVKDGDTATVKTDIEKQLNKHKDNKIVSVMDSKATLATIYQTFGMVTTFVTAIGGISMIVAGVSIFNIMMMSVNERIKEIGIMRSIGTQKKEVMSMFIYEAAIIGIIGSAVGGILSLVAGYAISALMLQSTKYLFTIATAVSVTEGVAFGIVICLACGIYPAWQAANMNPIDALRHE; from the coding sequence ATGATCTTCTGGGAGATTGCCAAGCGCAATATACGACTGCACTTCCTCCGGTCAACCCTCGCGATGCTCGGCATCGTGATCGGGGTTATTGCCATCGCATCGATGGGGATTTTGGGAAACAGCCTTGTTGCAACCGTCTCAGACAACCTCAAATCTGTTGGCGACAGCGTGATCGTCACACCATATAGTGGCGGGGGCGGCATGATGAGAGGCGGGGGCGGGGGCGGGAGCAGCTCGGCGAGCCTGAAGATCACCGAGCAGAATTTCCAGCAGATAAAACGGGTATCTGCGCCGAATAAGGCCACTCCCGTATACTCGACATCCGATCACATGAAGATCGGGGTCGGCAGCGACGACATCGTAGCACCCATATACGCCCTGCCATCGGCCGATGTCCCGGATATCATGAAACTCAAGGCAGGGGATTACAACAACGGGAATTCCGGGTGTCTTGTCGGGTCCACGTTTGCCAAGGATCATGACCTCAAGGTCGGATCCCGGATCTCGATCGGGACCAGCGGCGAAAAAGGAACGCTGCGGGTAACGGGTATCATCGAGGAGCGGGGCATGAGTTTTGATATCAGTACCGACAGTGCGCTCATTGTTACCCCGGAATGGTTCGAGAATACCTACAACCGCAACAAGGATTACGATGAGGTTGTCGTGAAAGTCAAGGACGGGGACACGGCAACGGTCAAAACCGATATTGAGAAACAGCTCAACAAGCACAAGGACAACAAGATCGTCAGCGTGATGGACAGCAAGGCAACCCTGGCCACGATCTACCAGACGTTTGGCATGGTTACAACATTCGTCACGGCAATCGGCGGGATCTCGATGATTGTTGCCGGTGTCTCGATCTTCAACATCATGATGATGTCGGTCAACGAGCGGATCAAGGAGATCGGGATCATGCGCAGCATCGGCACCCAGAAAAAAGAGGTGATGAGCATGTTCATCTATGAAGCTGCGATTATTGGTATCATCGGGAGTGCCGTCGGGGGCATCCTGAGCCTTGTTGCGGGATATGCCATCAGCGCCCTGATGCTCCAGTCGACCAAGTACCTGTTCACCATCGCGACGGCAGTCTCAGTCACGGAAGGTGTCGCGTTCGGGATCGTGATCTGTCTTGCCTGCGGTATTTACCCGGCCTGGCAGGCGGCGAATATGAACCCCATCGATGCCCTCAGGCACGAGTGA
- a CDS encoding class I SAM-dependent methyltransferase — protein MTPSAPAGTDPDWNGIWKMRHAQQESSKTACDHSHDWNKKENAERYDANAQSGYDDRVRTTIAALDVTKNARVLDIGAGPGTLAIPLAPLVKEITAVEPGAGMLEILMKHADTKGIRNITVVQKRWEDVDLSGDLNIPYDIVIASLSLTMHDIREALVKMNDAASGSVHLFWFVDMPFWEKMYADLWEPLHGTPYYSGPKADCLFGVLYQMGIYADVQMLPLSKEYRFTSREETLSFFVKRFGATIPEQVRIVEEYLAPLIRHEGDGIVISGDSTFAHIWWRKEHRVNGGGRGRPGGAL, from the coding sequence ATGACCCCTTCGGCACCGGCAGGGACCGATCCTGACTGGAACGGGATCTGGAAGATGCGGCACGCGCAGCAGGAGTCCTCAAAAACCGCCTGCGATCATTCCCATGACTGGAACAAAAAGGAGAACGCGGAACGTTACGATGCAAATGCCCAAAGCGGGTACGATGACCGGGTAAGAACAACCATCGCGGCGCTGGATGTCACAAAAAATGCAAGAGTGCTGGATATCGGTGCCGGGCCCGGGACGCTCGCCATCCCCCTGGCTCCGCTCGTGAAAGAGATCACTGCCGTGGAGCCCGGTGCCGGGATGCTGGAGATCCTAATGAAGCATGCAGATACGAAGGGGATCCGGAATATCACCGTTGTGCAGAAACGGTGGGAGGATGTGGATCTCTCCGGCGACCTGAACATTCCGTATGATATCGTGATCGCGTCGCTTTCCCTCACCATGCATGACATCCGCGAGGCTCTCGTTAAGATGAATGATGCTGCTTCGGGCTCCGTCCACCTCTTCTGGTTCGTCGATATGCCTTTCTGGGAGAAGATGTATGCCGATCTCTGGGAGCCCCTGCATGGCACGCCATATTATTCCGGGCCGAAAGCCGACTGCCTCTTTGGCGTCCTGTACCAGATGGGGATCTATGCCGATGTGCAGATGCTCCCGCTCTCAAAGGAGTACCGCTTCACGAGCCGGGAAGAGACGCTTTCCTTCTTTGTGAAACGGTTCGGTGCAACGATTCCGGAGCAGGTGCGGATTGTGGAGGAGTACCTTGCACCGCTTATCCGGCATGAGGGTGACGGGATTGTCATCTCCGGCGATTCGACCTTTGCCCATATATGGTGGAGAAAGGAGCACCGGGTTAACGGTGGGGGGAGGGGCCGTCCCGGCGGAGCCCTTTAA
- a CDS encoding ABC transporter ATP-binding protein gives MVLLSQEKEVTPLMAEIPVMSFEDVVKVYPLPAGDVTALEGISFRVDRGEFISVMGPSGSGKSTLLNLMGCLDTPTSGDIYISGTRIRDMTDIELTSLRRDRIGFIFQYFNLFPLLNIIENVTFPMMLKSQKSVDPERGKEVLRAVQLDEKLFTHTPTELSGGQQQRVAVARALVNNPDILLCDEPTGNLDSKTGAGIMELMSELNRKGTTIIMVTHDPHIAEYSRRTIRIADGRIVS, from the coding sequence ATGGTACTTCTATCTCAGGAAAAAGAAGTGACACCCCTCATGGCAGAAATACCCGTAATGTCATTTGAGGATGTGGTCAAGGTATACCCGCTCCCCGCCGGGGATGTGACAGCACTGGAGGGGATCTCGTTCCGGGTAGACCGGGGAGAATTCATCTCGGTCATGGGGCCTTCCGGGTCGGGAAAATCCACCCTCCTCAATCTCATGGGGTGCCTGGATACCCCGACATCCGGCGATATTTACATCAGCGGCACCCGCATCAGGGATATGACCGATATTGAACTGACGAGCCTGAGGAGAGACCGGATTGGATTCATATTCCAGTACTTCAACCTCTTCCCCCTTCTCAACATCATCGAGAACGTTACTTTCCCCATGATGCTCAAATCCCAGAAATCCGTTGATCCGGAGCGGGGAAAAGAGGTACTCAGGGCAGTCCAGCTGGACGAGAAACTCTTCACCCATACCCCAACAGAACTCTCCGGGGGGCAGCAGCAGCGGGTGGCCGTCGCGAGAGCGCTTGTAAATAATCCCGATATCCTCCTCTGCGACGAACCAACCGGTAATCTCGATTCGAAGACCGGGGCGGGTATCATGGAGCTCATGTCCGAGCTCAACCGGAAAGGTACAACCATCATCATGGTAACCCACGACCCCCACATCGCCGAATATTCCCGCCGGACAATCCGGATTGCGGACGGGAGGATCGTTTCATGA